TTCGGATCCTTGGAGAACAAGAGATCGATTTGGTCCTGTTGGATATACTCCTTCCGGATATGAACGGTCTGGAAATCCTCAAACAAATAAAAGACCGTTTTAATGACGTTCAGGTCATCATGATCTCCATGGTAAAAGAAGTTGAAACAGCAGTCCAAGCCATGAAGCTAGGAGCTTTCCATTATATTACAAAGGGTTTTGACTACGATGAAATCCTGTTCCTGGTGGATAAAGCGCTTAAAAGTAGAAAGGATGACCGGGAGATCCTTTATCTCAAGGGTGAAATGGATCCTTTAATTGAAAAGGAATTTATTATTGGGCAGAGTTCAAGAATGCAGGAGGTCCACAAGCTGGTTAATAAAGTTGCACCGTTATCTTCCACCATTCTCCTTCTGGGAGAAAGCGGAACAGGAAAACAGCTCCTTGCCCGGTATATTCATCGATTAAGCGGTTGGTGTGATAAACCCTTTGTGACCGTTGACCTGGGTGCAGTTCCCGAAACATTAATGGAGAGCATTTTATTTGGGCATGAGAAAGGGGCCTTTAGCGGAGCGTACAAACAACATATCGGAAAATTTGAATTGGCAGATGGAGGAACACTTTTTCTAGATGAAGTGGCCAACCTCCGATTGGAGCTTCAAAGTAAACTTCTCCGGGCCATTCAGGAAGGGGAATTTGAACGAGTGGGGGGTAGCAAAACCATTCGTTTCAAGGGCCGTTTAATTACCGCCACCAATATCGATTTAAATGAAGCGGTTCGGAAGGGAAATTTTCGGGAGGACCTTTTTTATCGGCTGAATGTCATTCCTATTAACCTGCCTCCTCTTCGGGAAAGATTAATGGACATTCCCTTACTGGTTGAGTTTTTTGTCCAACGCTACAATGTTCGTTTAAAAAAACAGATTAAAAGGGTGGATCAAAGCGTTCAGGAAGCCCTTTGCTCCTATGACTGGCCGGGCAATGTTCGGGAATTGGAAAATATGATGGAACGGCTCGTAGCACTATCCATGGGAGATACCATTCATTTTGAAAACCTTCCCATCGAATATCGCCTCACGGTTTCAAAGGAAAAAGAGGATGAAAATGCCTTTAATAAAGCGATGGATGCCTTTCAGCAAAATTTTATCATCAAGGTTTTTGAACGCGAGGGTTGGAATCTAGTTGCCACTGCAAAGGCATTGGGTATTCCTTTGAGTACACTCAAATACAAGATTAAGAAATTGGAACTTTCCAAATTCTTCCCCTATAAAGATCGATAACAATAACAATAAAAATGTTTTTTCCGCTAGTGAAACTTTCATTTCAAGAAGTTCTTCGTATTTCCCTTACCTTTTTAATTCTATTAGGAGCATTTCCCTTTTCTGTACCTGCAGAAGGGAAGAAGGGAGGAGAGGATCATCTTTCTGACCCTATTTCCCTTCATATTACGGCTACTACTCCCACCCGTTTGGAAGAAGGGGTCGATGCAGGCGCCAGTTCGGTAACCCTTATCCCCTCCCATGAGATCGAGGAAAAACATCCGGTTGAAATTAAAGAACTGGTCAGTGAATTACCGGGAGTGCGTCTACAGGAATCCGGGACGTTGGGAGAGCAGATCTCTCTTTCTCTCCGTGGGGCCAATACCAACCAGACCCTGATCCTTCAGGATGGCATACGATTAAATGACCCATTTCAGGGAGGGTTTGATTT
The DNA window shown above is from Nitrospiria bacterium and carries:
- a CDS encoding sigma-54 dependent transcriptional regulator, with product MDIKRNNILIVDDDESIRDTLEAVLNREYNVFKALDGHSGLRILGEQEIDLVLLDILLPDMNGLEILKQIKDRFNDVQVIMISMVKEVETAVQAMKLGAFHYITKGFDYDEILFLVDKALKSRKDDREILYLKGEMDPLIEKEFIIGQSSRMQEVHKLVNKVAPLSSTILLLGESGTGKQLLARYIHRLSGWCDKPFVTVDLGAVPETLMESILFGHEKGAFSGAYKQHIGKFELADGGTLFLDEVANLRLELQSKLLRAIQEGEFERVGGSKTIRFKGRLITATNIDLNEAVRKGNFREDLFYRLNVIPINLPPLRERLMDIPLLVEFFVQRYNVRLKKQIKRVDQSVQEALCSYDWPGNVRELENMMERLVALSMGDTIHFENLPIEYRLTVSKEKEDENAFNKAMDAFQQNFIIKVFEREGWNLVATAKALGIPLSTLKYKIKKLELSKFFPYKDR